The Thamnophis elegans isolate rThaEle1 chromosome Z, rThaEle1.pri, whole genome shotgun sequence genome contains a region encoding:
- the TMEM106B gene encoding transmembrane protein 106B isoform X2, with amino-acid sequence MGKSLSMPLSALKDDGASTSDNMKSGLMHSDSHSEDGKNGDVSQFPYVEFTGRDSVTCPTCQGTGRIPRGQENQLVALIPYSDQRLRPRRTKLYVTASVIGCLLLSGLAVFFLFPRSVDVQYAGVKSVYVDYEAQRRIIYLNITNTLNITNNNYYSVEVDNITAQVQFSKTVIGKARLNNNTHIGPLDMKQIDYMVPTVIQDEMSYMYDFCTLISIKVHNIVVMMQVTVTTSYFGHSEQISQERYQYVDCGGNTTYKLGQTEYVNVVQPFQ; translated from the exons ATGGGGAAATCTCTTTCCATGCCTTTATCTGCTTTGAAAGATGATGGGGCTTCAACCTCTGATAACATGAAAAGTGGATTAATGCACTCAGACTCTCATAGtgaagatggaaaaaatggagatGTGTCACAGTTTCCATATGTTGAATTTACAGGAAGAGATAGTGTCACATGTCCCACTTGTCAGGGCACTGGGAGAATACCACGTG GACAGGAAAATCAGCTTGTTGCCTTGATTCCGTATAGTGATCAGAGACTGAGGCCAAGAAGAAC AAAACTTTATGTGACTGCTTCTGTAATTGGATGCTTACTACTTTCTGGACTGGCAGTATTTTTCTTATTTCCTCGATCTGTCGATGTACAATATGCTGGAGTCAAATCAGTATATGTTGATTATGAAGCACAAAGACGCATAATATACTTAAATATTACG AACACGTTGAACATAACCAATAACAATTATTATTCTGTTGAAGTTGATAACATTACTGCCCAGGTACAGTTTTCAAAGACGGTGATTGGAAAGGCACGACTGAACAATAATACCCACATTGGACCACTGGATATGAAACAG aTTGATTATATGGTACCCACAGTAATACAAGATGAAATGAGTTACATGTA CGATTTCTGTACTTTAATCTCTATCAAAGTGCATAATATAGTTGTCATGATGCA AGTGACTGTGACCACTTCCTACTTTGGCCACTCAGAACAAATATCTCAAGAACGATACCAATATGTAGACTGTGGTGGAAATACAACTTATAAGTTGGGACAGACTGAATATGTAAATGTTGTTCAGCCTTTTCAGTAA
- the TMEM106B gene encoding transmembrane protein 106B isoform X1: MGKSLSMPLSALKDDGASTSDNMKSGLMHSDSHSEDGKNGDVSQFPYVEFTGRDSVTCPTCQGTGRIPRAAIEGRNDRMLDCIPGQENQLVALIPYSDQRLRPRRTKLYVTASVIGCLLLSGLAVFFLFPRSVDVQYAGVKSVYVDYEAQRRIIYLNITNTLNITNNNYYSVEVDNITAQVQFSKTVIGKARLNNNTHIGPLDMKQIDYMVPTVIQDEMSYMYDFCTLISIKVHNIVVMMQVTVTTSYFGHSEQISQERYQYVDCGGNTTYKLGQTEYVNVVQPFQ, translated from the exons ATGGGGAAATCTCTTTCCATGCCTTTATCTGCTTTGAAAGATGATGGGGCTTCAACCTCTGATAACATGAAAAGTGGATTAATGCACTCAGACTCTCATAGtgaagatggaaaaaatggagatGTGTCACAGTTTCCATATGTTGAATTTACAGGAAGAGATAGTGTCACATGTCCCACTTGTCAGGGCACTGGGAGAATACCACGTG CAGCAATTGAGGGTAGAAATGACAGGATGCTGGATTGTATTCCAGGACAGGAAAATCAGCTTGTTGCCTTGATTCCGTATAGTGATCAGAGACTGAGGCCAAGAAGAAC AAAACTTTATGTGACTGCTTCTGTAATTGGATGCTTACTACTTTCTGGACTGGCAGTATTTTTCTTATTTCCTCGATCTGTCGATGTACAATATGCTGGAGTCAAATCAGTATATGTTGATTATGAAGCACAAAGACGCATAATATACTTAAATATTACG AACACGTTGAACATAACCAATAACAATTATTATTCTGTTGAAGTTGATAACATTACTGCCCAGGTACAGTTTTCAAAGACGGTGATTGGAAAGGCACGACTGAACAATAATACCCACATTGGACCACTGGATATGAAACAG aTTGATTATATGGTACCCACAGTAATACAAGATGAAATGAGTTACATGTA CGATTTCTGTACTTTAATCTCTATCAAAGTGCATAATATAGTTGTCATGATGCA AGTGACTGTGACCACTTCCTACTTTGGCCACTCAGAACAAATATCTCAAGAACGATACCAATATGTAGACTGTGGTGGAAATACAACTTATAAGTTGGGACAGACTGAATATGTAAATGTTGTTCAGCCTTTTCAGTAA